TAATTCAATAAATGGAACTTGATTTGGGACTAATGCTTTAAATTGAGTTCAATAaatggaattagggttttccgTGTGTCACTCCCAAAAACAGCTTCCGCcacatctcttcttctctccaaAGTCGAAACATGCAACCTTCCCGCAGAAGCTCTCGATTGTCTGTGAAAGTAACATCTGCGCCGGTTTCCTCCGCCGCTGGGCCCTCTGAATCTTCCCGAAAACGAGTCCGCAAGCAGCGCCGAGAAACAACTCCGTCACCACCGTCACCACCTGCTGCAGTTACCTCTTCCTCTGATGACGAGGTTGAAGCTTTCCAACCCAAGGAGCCACGCTATCAAGCAAGTCGTGCCTCTTTCCAGGCACGAAATCAGGAGAATCCCGATTTGCTTCGCTCGCACATCACACCGGTCTCGAGTCGGTTTGTCACAAGCAATGCAGCTGAAAGGTATGAAAAGTTGGCTCCCCGGGGCTTCGTGATTCAACAAAGGTTAGATGTGAATGATGAGAACTTGTCTGATGTGAAAAGAGTGGTAGTTAGGTCCGGACTGATCTATACTCTAATTGACTGCGATTTATTTCACCCAAATGTCGTGAAAGAGTTCATTGCGAATCTGGGGGCTGCTGAGAATAGAGAGGATGGCGTTGCTGTATTTCTTCGTGGATCTATGGTAGATTTCTCACCTACACTGATCAATGCTCTGTATCTGATTCCGGGATTTGAAGAGGACCCTGACTACATGACTGCTGACATCGACATTGTGTGCTCGTTTTTGACCGATAATCGAGTGCAACGTTGGGAAGACATGAGCTCCAAATACCTAACTCGGACAAATCAGGTGCTCTACAAGCTCGTGTGCTCCAACTGGATACCTACGACTAACTACACTTCAATGAATCAGGAGCGACTCAAGTTCCTCTACATGCTTCATCATCACGGGAGTTTTGATTTTGGTCAGTCCGTTTATGATCAGATCATCAGTTTTTCAGCTAACGTTAACACTGACAAGTCTCGGAGGATCATCTTCCCTACGCTGATTCAGCAAGTCATTGACTATCAACGAACTGTGTTGTCttttgaagaagatgatgagtaCACAGGATATCCGAAGCTCGTTGTCAAAGACATCAAGGCAGGTCGAGGACAGGGTGCTGATGCTCGGTCTGTGGATCTTTTGGCTGACATTGAGCGAACCATAGCTGATCTTAAAAACATTCGGATTCGCTTGAGGAGTAAGGGTGTCATACTTGTAGTCATTTCTTGAATTTTATGCGTCTCTAATCTTGTTTGTTTTATCTTAATGTGCATCTACTCAGGGGGAGAATACCCGCAGTACACACAACAGCCTTCACGGGATGAGGAGGTTGTAATGGAGCAGGACAGTGATCAGAGTGAGAGCTTCTGAGCGAATGGAACTCTGTAGTGAGAGTTTCTGAGCGAATGAAAGTCTGTAGTGTTTACGATGTTGCTATGTTGCTTGGATGTTGCTTCATATGTTCTTTTGAATTAATATGGCTGTGTAATCTGACACTCTTAAGCTTATCAATATGTTGTGTTTCTGGTTTCTCGAATTTCAAATTTGTTCAATACAGGGGGAGAATGAGAGACAGTAATTCAATAATGCAGGGGGAGCTGCGATCATGAGATGGTGGCTAGAAGAGCTTGAATTGACTCACTAAGAACAACACTACATTAGCAAGACATTGTTCTGTGCGTACGACAGGCTCTGATCCTGTGCTATTGGCGACAGCGATATCTAGTTGATGTTAGGACAGCTGGTTCTAAGTTGAGTAGAGTGTCACATTCAGATAAAAAGGGGGAGAATGTAAGCTCAAGATTGTGCGCGTGTTCGAGCTGAGCTAAGAGTGTGTTACACAGTGCGGTGATTGTGTAACACAGTATGGCGAGTTTGTTACGAGTGGTGACGTGTCACAAACTTATGGAAATAGAAGATATTGCTTGGACgtgaagcaaagaagatcttctaGTTTGCAAGATTTTAGGAAATAGAATATTGTCTTTTTCGTGTCTACTTAATGAGATAATCTAAGAGAGTTTTAGGTTAAGCATTAAGAGAGAAAAAGCTAGAACAAGAGGTTTGTTCTTGTCGGCTACAGAGATCAAGTAACAAGTGTTTAGCTTGGGTCTCTGTGATTTAGAGATTAGAAACTGGTATGTTGCTAGTCGTGTGTGACTGAGCATATATCAGATTAAACAGATCTAGGGGATTGTTTAAAAGGTTTCTAATTTACAAGAAAGTGTTCTTGAAATCTCTTGTCTGTGAGTTATAATTTGGGTGTCTCTGAACTTTCAATGACAACAGGAGATTTTCCCCCAAGCTCCAGAGAAACCGGGGTGAGATGCTTCGCAGCTGCCGTCATTATGATACGCCCAATTCTCGAACTACCAAACCAAGCAAGAGTAGAACctttagtgtttttaaaacattcCCTAGAAATGTGTTTGTTAATATGAACCTGTGTAGAATATTTTGTCCCACTTCTGCTCCAGCAGCAGAGTTGTTTCAGTAACAGCCCCTGCTACAACCCTCACTGAACAAGGGTCTAGATACTGTTCCAGTAACTTTGCGAgcagagaagaagaagctggagcCAGTTCTAATGGCTTTAACAAAACACCATTCCCGGCAGAAATCGCACCAATAACAGGATCAATAGACAACACTTGCAAGAAACAAGAAGTATTCAAATGTCGTTTGAAGGCATACAGAATGGATAAGCTAGAAGGAAAACATAAATCAGTCAGGGGTTGCTTAAACATACTAAAAGGATAATTCCAAGCCTAGATTACAAGGACCAGTCCGAGAGGTTCTGACACAATTTTGGCTGATGCAGGAAACGTTGTTTAAGACGTCTTTGCCtgagattaaaataaaaacagaataatTGTTATTAAATTTGACAACAAACTTTGCATAAGGCTGTATCTAAAAGCACACCTTATCTGGTGCCATCCAGACTTTTAGCTGCTTATGAGCTAACTTGATCGAGTTTCTCAATAGAGCTACCTGCATAATTACGTAACcattataatcaaataactactAGATTCAATGGTTTTTCTAGGCATTATTAGTTAACCATCATAATCAAACGACTACTAGATTGAATGGTTTTCCTAGTCATTATTAGTTAACAATTGTAATCAAATAACTACTAGATTATATTGCATGATTTCCTAATCATAATTACTTAATCATCgtaatcaaataactaacagATTGCATGGTTTTCCTAATCATAATTACTGAAccatcataaaatcaaattctcTCCGTTTCACAATATAAGATGTTACGTTTTAGAAaagttttgatgtttcaaaatataagatgtttttatactttttatgtattttaccCTTATTGAAAATTGGCCAACCAATTACATTTTACTACActtatgtttaatttaaattatttaataacaacttatgtttaatttaaattatttaataacattGTGTtctaaaaaataagttttttaatttttgtgcaTTCACGCAAAACCTTTTATAGTAAGGAACATAGGGGAGTAGATTGACTGGTTTCCCTAGTAATTAGTATTAGTTAACCATCATAATCAAATACTAACTACTAGATTTCATGGCTTTCCTAATTATAATTAGGTAACCATTTTACATACATCTAGCAAAAAGTAATCAGAATATTGATCTAATCAAACTCACAGCTTGTACACCAAAAGAACTTAATGACCAGACTACATATTGTTCATACCAAACCATAAACACATGCCTAAGAAATAACAcgaataaaaaaactaaagtgGCAACTTATGTTGGTAATACTAAATGTGAAAGGTCCATTTTCGGAAGCTCAGTTTTGTTGTTCATTGGGATGTAACGAGGGCACACGGGACAAACGTCCGAAAGATACGTCTATGTTGGATTAAGCTTGACAATAGCTTGAGACACAAGCTATCCTAACCCTAGTAAGATATAGATTTGTAATAGGATTAGGAAATAAGGAAAAGCTGTTGCTAATAGGATTAGGAGTTATCTAGTCTTATAAATAGAGATGCTTATGTTGTTACGTATCTTGTGATTTGTGAGAGTGATTTTGTGATTTGAGATTTGAGAGTTTGAGTGATTAATAAG
This Brassica napus cultivar Da-Ae chromosome C6, Da-Ae, whole genome shotgun sequence DNA region includes the following protein-coding sequences:
- the LOC106363137 gene encoding uncharacterized protein LOC106363137, which codes for MQPSRRSSRLSVKVTSAPVSSAAGPSESSRKRVRKQRRETTPSPPSPPAAVTSSSDDEVEAFQPKEPRYQASRASFQARNQENPDLLRSHITPVSSRFVTSNAAERYEKLAPRGFVIQQRLDVNDENLSDVKRVVVRSGLIYTLIDCDLFHPNVVKEFIANLGAAENREDGVAVFLRGSMVDFSPTLINALYLIPGFEEDPDYMTADIDIVCSFLTDNRVQRWEDMSSKYLTRTNQVLYKLVCSNWIPTTNYTSMNQERLKFLYMLHHHGSFDFGQSVYDQIISFSANVNTDKSRRIIFPTLIQQVIDYQRTVLSFEEDDEYTGYPKLVVKDIKAGRGQGADARSVDLLADIERTIADLKNIRIRLRRGEYPQYTQQPSRDEEVVMEQDSDQSESF
- the LOC106363138 gene encoding aldehyde dehydrogenase family 3 member H1-like, whose protein sequence is MTRKTIQSSSRLIMMVALLRNSIKLAHKQLKVWMAPDKAKTLSILYAFKRHLNTSCFLQVLSIDPVIGAISAGNGVLLKPLELAPASSSLLAKLLEQYLDPCSVRVVAGAVTETTLLLEQKWDKIFYTGSTLAWFGSSRIGRIIMTAAAKHLTPVSLELGGKSPVVIESSETPKL